One window from the genome of Magnetococcales bacterium encodes:
- a CDS encoding acylneuraminate cytidylyltransferase family protein translates to MIQGKRVLAVIPARGGSKGIPYKNICDLAGKPLLAWSIEAARACAYIDRCILSSEDAEIIATAQKWGCEVPFVRPMELARDESPTIPVLIHALDALAERYDYLVLLQVTSPLRDPADISACLEICERERAPACVTLVETHQNPQYMYRLDPVGHMAPILGPKSGTAHIRRQDLPKVYALNGAVCVARVAWLREHRTFLGDSTLGLVMPPERSLDIDTPLDLTLVRAVLAAREQKQSANEASV, encoded by the coding sequence ATGATTCAGGGCAAGCGCGTTCTGGCAGTGATCCCTGCTCGTGGAGGATCCAAGGGGATTCCCTACAAAAACATTTGCGACCTGGCCGGCAAACCCTTGCTGGCCTGGAGCATCGAAGCCGCCCGGGCCTGTGCCTACATCGACCGGTGCATTCTGTCGTCGGAGGATGCCGAGATCATCGCCACGGCCCAAAAATGGGGCTGTGAGGTTCCCTTTGTGCGTCCCATGGAGTTGGCCAGGGATGAATCCCCCACCATACCGGTTCTGATCCATGCCCTGGATGCACTTGCGGAGCGTTATGACTATCTGGTCCTGCTCCAGGTGACATCGCCCCTGCGCGACCCGGCGGATATTTCCGCCTGTCTGGAAATCTGCGAACGGGAACGGGCACCCGCCTGTGTCACCCTGGTGGAGACCCATCAAAACCCTCAATACATGTACAGGTTGGATCCTGTCGGCCACATGGCACCCATTCTGGGACCCAAATCCGGCACGGCCCACATTCGACGCCAGGATTTGCCCAAAGTGTATGCCTTGAACGGGGCCGTCTGTGTGGCCCGGGTTGCCTGGCTGCGTGAGCATCGAACCTTCCTCGGCGACAGCACCCTGGGCCTTGTCATGCCCCCGGAACGTTCCCTGGACATCGATACACCCCTCGATCTGACCCTGGTGCGGGCTGTCCTGGCCGCCAGGGAACAGAAACAATCTGCCAACGAAGCTTCTGTCTGA
- a CDS encoding NeuD/PglB/VioB family sugar acetyltransferase: MSDKLLVLGGGGHAQVVMETMVSLEWRDRILGILDADPDHVPENPFAIPVLGTDAELERFPPSAAQLVNGLGLVGRESHREKLFRQLQQQGYEFPALVHPDAVVARGVRVGNGAQIMAGAVVQVGSVVGNNAIVNTGAVVDHDGVVGAHAHIGPGAVLCGGVKVDEGVLVGAGATIIQGVHVGHHAVVGAGAVVVRDVAAGTRMVGVPARELPE, translated from the coding sequence ATGAGCGACAAACTGCTCGTTCTTGGCGGCGGCGGTCATGCCCAGGTGGTAATGGAAACCATGGTCAGCCTGGAATGGCGCGACCGCATCCTCGGCATCCTGGATGCCGACCCGGACCATGTACCGGAAAACCCCTTTGCCATTCCGGTGCTGGGGACCGACGCCGAACTGGAACGCTTCCCCCCCTCTGCGGCCCAGCTCGTCAACGGTCTGGGTCTGGTGGGCAGGGAGAGCCATCGGGAAAAGCTGTTTCGGCAGTTGCAACAACAGGGATACGAATTTCCGGCATTGGTCCACCCGGATGCCGTCGTGGCCCGGGGCGTGCGGGTGGGCAACGGGGCACAAATCATGGCCGGGGCCGTGGTCCAGGTGGGATCCGTGGTCGGCAACAACGCCATCGTCAACACCGGAGCTGTGGTGGATCATGATGGTGTCGTCGGTGCCCACGCCCATATCGGACCGGGAGCCGTGTTGTGTGGCGGGGTCAAGGTGGACGAAGGGGTCCTGGTGGGCGCAGGTGCCACCATCATCCAGGGAGTCCATGTGGGGCACCACGCCGTGGTAGGGGCCGGCGCGGTGGTGGTGCGTGACGTAGCAGCAGGGACCCGCATGGTCGGGGTCCCGGCACGGGAGTTACCCGAATGA
- the neuB gene encoding N-acetylneuraminate synthase has protein sequence MGILCPGRCTVIAEAGVNHNGSLDLALQLVDAAVAAGADAVKFQTFRADRLVSRQAPKARYQQVTTDPHESQWQMIQRLELDPAAHHRLQAHCHAAGIAFLSSPFDVESLDFLVNGLDMAVLKIPSGEMTNGPLLLAAGRSGREIILSTGMATLAEVETALGVLAFGLLQSTATPGRAAFQDAFISPAGGRVLQEKARLLHCTTEYPAPYGEVNLRGMDTLRDAFGLPTGYSDHTEGIAIALAAVARGAVVVEKHFTLDRGLPGPDHRASLEPEQLATMVREIRSVEAALGDGRKCPSPAELKNRDVARKSLVALREIPSGTRFSAENLGARRPGTGLSPMAWWELLDQPARQHYAKDQEIK, from the coding sequence ATGGGAATTCTCTGCCCGGGACGCTGTACCGTCATTGCCGAAGCGGGCGTCAACCACAACGGATCGCTGGATCTCGCCCTGCAACTCGTGGATGCAGCCGTTGCGGCAGGTGCCGATGCCGTGAAATTTCAAACCTTTCGCGCCGACCGGCTCGTCAGCCGCCAGGCCCCCAAAGCCCGCTATCAACAGGTCACCACCGATCCGCACGAATCGCAGTGGCAGATGATCCAGCGTCTGGAACTGGATCCGGCGGCCCATCACCGTCTGCAAGCGCATTGTCATGCGGCAGGAATTGCCTTCCTCTCCAGCCCATTCGACGTGGAGAGCCTGGATTTTCTGGTCAACGGACTCGATATGGCGGTTCTCAAGATTCCCTCTGGAGAGATGACCAACGGTCCCCTGCTCCTGGCGGCGGGACGCTCCGGGCGGGAAATCATCCTCTCCACCGGCATGGCCACGCTCGCCGAAGTCGAGACGGCACTGGGGGTTTTGGCCTTTGGTCTGTTGCAATCCACGGCCACACCCGGAAGGGCAGCCTTCCAGGATGCCTTCATTTCTCCGGCTGGTGGACGGGTTTTGCAAGAAAAGGCACGCTTGTTGCATTGTACAACAGAGTATCCGGCCCCGTATGGTGAGGTCAATCTGCGCGGGATGGATACGCTCCGGGATGCTTTCGGTTTGCCGACCGGATATTCGGATCACACCGAGGGCATCGCAATCGCCCTGGCGGCTGTGGCCCGGGGAGCGGTGGTGGTGGAGAAACATTTCACCCTGGATCGGGGGTTGCCCGGTCCCGATCACCGCGCCTCGTTGGAACCGGAACAATTGGCAACCATGGTTCGCGAAATCCGGTCCGTGGAAGCCGCGCTGGGGGATGGGCGCAAATGCCCCTCCCCGGCGGAATTGAAAAATCGGGATGTGGCCCGCAAAAGCCTGGTGGCCTTGCGGGAAATTCCCTCCGGGACCCGCTTTTCGGCGGAAAACCTGGGGGCCAGACGACCGGGAACCGGTCTCTCGCCCATGGCCTGGTGGGAATTGCTGGATCAACCGGCACGGCAGCACTACGCAAAGGATCAGGAAATCAAATGA
- a CDS encoding nucleotidyltransferase family protein has product MKHDWRKVLVGPELPIFHALEVMNQGAIKVVIVVDENRHLLGIVTDGDVRRGFLNRIDLNAPIRSVMSTSPTVARVTESQESIRSLMQTRGLEHIPVVDDVGRLVGLNTLSELTRPQVKDNWVVLMAGGLGTRLGRLTEQCPKPLLHVGSKPILEIILESFIQHGFHQFFMSVNYRKEMIQSHFGDGSRWGVSIEYLEENDRLGTAGSLSLLPDIPDHPFFVMNGDLLTRINYSNILEFHQEHEADATLCVRKVEQTVPYGVVETDHHRLVNIVEKPVQEYFVNAGIYLLNPQVISFVPDSGYFDMTDLFRKLVDLGRVTAAYSFLEYWLDIGRLGDFQQACQDYPKVFE; this is encoded by the coding sequence ATGAAACATGACTGGCGCAAGGTCCTGGTAGGACCAGAGCTGCCGATCTTCCACGCCCTCGAGGTCATGAACCAGGGGGCCATCAAAGTGGTGATCGTTGTGGACGAAAATCGACATCTCCTGGGAATCGTCACCGACGGCGACGTGCGGCGCGGCTTCCTCAATCGCATTGATCTGAATGCCCCGATCCGGTCGGTCATGAGTACCTCCCCGACCGTGGCCCGGGTCACGGAATCGCAGGAGAGCATCCGCTCCCTGATGCAGACACGCGGTCTCGAACACATCCCGGTCGTGGATGATGTGGGCCGTCTGGTGGGTTTGAATACCCTCTCGGAATTGACACGCCCCCAGGTCAAGGACAACTGGGTCGTCCTCATGGCCGGTGGCCTGGGCACCCGCCTCGGACGCCTGACCGAACAGTGCCCGAAACCCCTGCTGCACGTAGGATCGAAGCCAATCCTGGAAATCATCCTGGAAAGCTTCATTCAGCATGGCTTTCATCAATTCTTCATGTCGGTCAACTATCGGAAAGAGATGATCCAGTCCCATTTTGGCGACGGTTCCAGGTGGGGTGTCTCCATCGAATACCTGGAAGAGAATGATCGCCTGGGTACGGCAGGCTCTCTCTCCCTGCTGCCCGATATTCCGGATCATCCCTTCTTCGTCATGAACGGGGATCTGCTCACCCGGATCAATTACAGCAATATTCTGGAGTTTCATCAGGAGCATGAGGCCGATGCCACCCTGTGCGTGCGCAAGGTCGAACAGACCGTGCCCTATGGCGTCGTCGAAACCGACCACCATCGCCTCGTCAACATTGTCGAAAAACCGGTGCAGGAGTATTTCGTCAATGCCGGGATCTACCTCCTGAATCCGCAAGTCATTTCCTTTGTCCCGGACAGCGGTTATTTCGACATGACCGATCTGTTCCGCAAACTGGTTGATCTGGGTCGGGTGACTGCGGCATATTCGTTTCTGGAATACTGGCTGGACATTGGCCGTTTGGGTGACTTCCAGCAGGCATGTCAGGACTATCCAAAGGTGTTCGAATGA